A window of Dysidea avara chromosome 1, odDysAvar1.4, whole genome shotgun sequence genomic DNA:
ggatatgagatatattcatgacgtgcaggcagtaaagataaatttactctaatagaacagtcatactacaccgtaaattcatacttctgaatttacggtgttatgaaacaatcattattatgtatggattttactgactctccaagataatattttgcattaatgttaattgctcatttccaaaaaattaccttttaaaccaaatgtagagtctatcactgacaaaaatcagtgatatccaccccaaaaacaccttcgctgtaaaaaaggcgcgcccaagaaactacaagtacctggaacccaatgtaaaaaaacaaaaagaaaaatcagcttagctgaagtgaaaagtaactggtaacttaaagagctgatatctgaagcggccaagaatacaattactaaagtttaatccatgcaagaacaccttggctataaaacaggtgtatacatgaaagtaactggcaactgaaatggctgatatctgaagcggccaagaatgaatggtcatatacaactaattcaaaaatttaacactgaacctttataattcagctgtgttctatattcactcttgctgcatcgtaaagtaatttcttttaactctaattggctggtaatttggccgcctttttttgctctattatactgactattaaaaaaggcggccaaattaccagccaattagagttaaaagaaattactttacgatgcagcaagagtgaatatagaacacagctgaattataaaggttcagtgttaaatttttgaattagttgtatatgaccattcattcttggccgcttcagatatcagccatttcagttgccagttactttcatgtatacacctgttttatagccaaggtgttcttgcatggattaaactttagtaattgtattcttggccgcttcagatatcagctctttaagttaccagttacttttcacttcagctaagctgatttttctgtttgttttttacattgggttccaggtacttgtagtttcttgggcgcgccttttttacagcgaaggtgtttttggggtggattagTTTTACTAGTTTAGTCCTGCaatatgtggccactggccttaatAATGAAGTGGCCCTACTAatgaaaattaaataaataaatacgtTTGGACTTGTTGGAACTGGTCACTATAACAAAGTGGCCTCATTACTCAGGTTTTAGTGTACATTTTATAAACTGGGGGCCAGAGAATACATATCTTGTTGATTAATAACCAACTACAGCATCAAGTTGACAGGGAGTTCGTGCAAACAACAAAAAATTGAGGTGGAATGTGACGCTGGTAGTTTTATGAAATTTAGCTCTGTTAGCAAACAGAGCTTTTGGAAGTTGAGAGCTCCAATCATATGCATGTTGATCACTTTTCGCCAACTTTTCTCCACAGTACATTGGGCTAGTTACCTTTAGGATGGTATGTTGAAGTGCTGGAGGGAATGATACACAACAGCTAACAAAGTCAGGGCCAGGAGGCACTGCATAACAAATAGattttttaatgacagtaatgtacaggcatggtatcacgatagttaatacaAAATATCGAGATATTGATACTTTCTCGAATACTACTTACACGTTCTACCTGTCATACATTATATTGTATTAGTGTATATACAATAGTGTTCTCTATAGATATACATTAACAGGCTGGATCAGTAGTTCATGGCTTGCTTTTATAGCTAAGCATCTTAACTTGAACAGCTTTTAAATCAACTACAGggcagtagctatagctactgtgaGTGGCTACAAATAGTACTTGTGAAAATTACTTGAAATGAAATGCTAAATCAATAGCCTAGCAATATACCACTGAAGTTGAAAGTTTACTGCACATCACGAATGCCTGATGAGTTTCGCAACAGCTCTCCTGGCCTTTGTCGTGGTCAACTAGCTTTTTCAATAGCAAAATCATCGCAGTCCGGCATTTGTACattaacatactgtacattatatGTGCTTTCTGTGACAGAATCAcaatggatgaatttcataataattaaagttgcccctagcaacctgaattttacaatatttgtagggataaatgtctatagtaacatctccaaattttaaaaagaTAGCACAAaaggtcatgagatataacgctttaaagtttgtcatttttccacacattgtctatgagagggagcaacagttgccccttctgggcaatcacataaataatgtgtgggaaaacaacaaattcaattaatgtttctcaatttaacattattCGAAGGTGTGAATCTCAAACttaacctctccaaattttaaaatgatggagtatatagatcatgagatatCACATtctgaaatttgtggttttcccatacattatccatgtgattgcccagaggGGGCAACTTATGGAaaaactgcaaactttaaaatgtcatatctcatgacctatatatgctatccttttaaaaattggagatgttacttttgacattcacacctacaaaataatgcaaaattcaggttgctaggggcaacagtttaCAATttcttattatgaaattcatctattgCAAATTACGACTATAATTACTAtgctatatcatacagtacgatagtaactgtatagtaggggccaTAAAGGAGTAGGCGTAGCCCATGAACTAGCATCACCAAGAAATCAGCTTCAATTTTTCCTGCCCGAAAAAACCTTCAGATTgactcgaaatgctttcaacaagttgctacagaattaaaataTAATTAATTCAATGGAAATTTCttatgactgactgactgacttgacTGACTAACGTTTTTAGACAAGCGTACATCGATAATGGCTGCAGCtaggggcttgattttttcacggTTCGCTGTTGCTTtctcccgagatgtgccttttggcatgccgcAGTGCGTaccatgcattcttcatggacttaccgttGTCCTCCTCTGATTtaatactgtgatttaatatcgttgCACGATATTGATTTAATATCgttgcacgatattaaattacagtaaaacaataagaagtaatATATGCCTACTGTGCTTTGGTAACTcgggcacagtagggatataacgcttattattttactgtgatttaatatcatgcactattcAATCTAGTTTCAGTATTTTTTCTcgatatggtccctactctagttgaaaattccaaacttttgtGTATACTTGTTAACTTTGTTTTGACATGCACTGTATAGAGTAAAAAGTAAGAAACAAGTGACTATATACATACCTGTATGTATGACTAATGACAGTATACAGTTACTGTGCTACACCTACGATAAAGGCAAGAACAATAACGATGCTATGTAAGTTAATCAAAACTGCATATTTTATGTATTTACGCAGTTCTTAAAACTTCAAATTACACTGCATGCTTACAAGTAACTACAACACAATAAATATTTAACTATATAAACATACCAGTAACATTTAGAGTTAATGAAGACACAAAACTAGTTGGAGCAGCACGAGTAGTACAATTATACTCAACATTATCATCATCCAAACTGATATTACTGACCAATATACCTACTACACTGGCTCCATCTATCACAAGTACATGATTTGGGGGTACACCAGTACGAATAACTTCCCCATTTCTGAAAATATCAGCACTCGCAAGAAAAGTGTTTCCAACTGAATTAGTGAAGTTTACTCTACAGCTTATGGTCACAGTACCTCCAACACACACAGGAGATGGATCAGCAACAATTGGTTGGGAGAATGCTGAATAACAATAATACGTAATATTTATAACTGTATAAGTACAGTAaaacctccattatccaaacacctgtgtgccagttcaaccATAGAAGTGTTcaaataagtgaatttgttttgATAAACGAAGCCCATTCTTTATATACAGAGttgtgttcaactactctaatagaacatacacttactccaatagaacattcacctaatgatgaaatactctggtcacttatactgtttggataattgaagtACTACTGTATCCTTCAAAAAGACAATATATGATTACTGTACATAAGTGTACTGTATGCGGTGTGCAAAATAACTCTTTAATCATGTCCTGATATACtgtcaggacattgtgaaagttgagtggacACCAAGCAATTTTACCGGACATTttaacttttgttgtttctcctttcctgtgtttctacCAAGTTACAGTAGATATGTTTGCTTCTGGGGCCACCcatgtactgtagagctgattactaCTCAATCACTCATACTAatactacagtattttaaaggGTAACTACTGGTCACATAAAAGAGCTTCTATGGAATCAATTCTGTTACAAGGAAAGGAGTCATAAGGACTTCTGTCAAGGCcttctacatagctacatgcgATCAAGCTTTGTTtatgatagtattgtatagAATATATTTGTACTGGCTTTATCCCTAATACAGTGCATGAACTTAGCAGATACTCTGATGTCTTGTTCATTCTACCTTAAAATATAAACTAGTTGTACAAATtatcatgaataccacaagtaaaagtactatTGGCAATcaagttataaatacattttactactgcaaaACAGGCAACtgagacaagtaggctggcacagcATAGTAAACTAAGTACATCTTGCTGCTCCAAGATGTCCTTATTGCAATGGAGAACATTATCCTTCCTAGTGCACCTCGGTTAAGGAAGTGAAGGATAGACGGGCTATCCTAATTAGAGGAGGTTGCTGTTTTAACTGTCTGACGTCCCATCAAAGATTGTGATTCACATAAGAAATGCAGGCACTGTCACAAGAAGCATCACCAATTGATATGTGACCAGGTACACCCACCGGATTCTGTTAAGCCACCTGAAGTTTTAGAGACTATCAACAACACATTTAATGTGGCACGAAGTAGTGGATTGGTGTTGTTGCAAACAGCAAGTACCATGGCTTCCGGCAAAGAGGGTGTAGCATCAGTCAATATCCGGATTCTATTTGATACAGGGAGCCAGAGGTCGTATGTAACAGAGGCTCTCTGCAGACACCTACGTCTTAAGCCTGTAAAAAAAGAGAGATTGCATTTAAACACCTTTGGGGAACCTGCATTTAAGAGCAAGACTTGTGATCTGGTTCAGATAAGATTGGCAGTTCTGATTGTTTAGTGCTGGAGGCACTTAGTTTCCTGACCATTTGCTCCTCCCTGCTGAATGTGGTACACTTAGATAAATACCCTCAGTTATTTGATCTGCAATTGGCTGACCCTCCTGTCAAGAGCACTGAAGTCATTGATCTCCTTGTTGGGTCCGATCATTGCTGGAACTTTGTAGAGGAAGAAACTATCCGCACAGACAATGGTCCTACTGCAGTTAGGAGTAAACTAGGTTGGCTTCTTTCTGGTCCTCTTACTTCACCGCACTCTCATGTCTTGATGTTCTCTCACTTGGCTGTATGCCAGGATTTCAATGAGTTGGAACCTTCCACCAATGAACTCAGTGGCCTTAATGACATTCTTAAGTCCTTCCGGGAGTTGGAATCCTTAGGAATCTACTATACCCAATATTGCAAGGAGCCTGTGTCATTTCTTGATGGAGTCGCATTTGTGCAGGATTGCTACGAGGTCTGACTCCCTTGGATTAGAAGTAAGAGTGATATACCTAACCACTTTAACTTGTGTTATAATCGGTTGAGGTATCTGCAGAGACGTCTAATTAAACAGCCTGAGATTTTGAAGGAATATCAAGGCACAATAGATGAACAGTTGCACTACAATATTATCGAACCTGTGGACAACAGTAATGAGTCTTCTGATACGTTCATCCATTATATGCCACATCATCCGGTGGTCAAGCAAGACCGCAGCACAACTAAGGTGCGTGTCTTATATGATGGTTCGGCTACCTCACATGAATGTAACATTGCACTTAATGATTGTTTGCAGGTTGGACCCAATCTGATCCCTAAGTTGTTTAATGTTCTCATTAGGTTTTGATGTTATCAAGTGGCTCTTGCAGGTGATATTGATAAGGCCTTTCTGATGATAAGGATCCGTGAATCAGATAGAGACATGCTTAGATTTCTTTGGCTTGAAGACCCTCTTCAAGAGAGCAGTAAACTTCTACACTTTCGATGATTTGGTATCTGGCGGTGCTACCGTACAAGAAGCTTTTGAAGTTTACAAGTCCTCCAAGTGGATCTTGCATCATGGGGGCTTTAACTTGAGAAAATGGAATACAAATTCCAAGACTTTAAATGACATGATTGAGCAAGTTGAGGCATCCTCCGTGGAAGGTACTGGCACTGACCCTTGTGATGCAACTGTTACGATTGATGATAATAGAACAGATATGTCTAAGTTGCTGGGAATTGCTTGGGATAAGATGCAAGATAAGTTCACGTTTGATTTTAAGGAACATCTTAATGCAATGAAATGCTTACCGCATACCAAATGATCAATCTTGAGGGTGACTGCAAGTCTTTTTGATCCTCTGGGAATATTGAGTCCCCTTACTATCACTCTTAAGATGTTGTTTCAAGTTTTGTGTACCAGTAAGGCCGATTGGGATGTATCCTTGCATACAGAAACGCAAGTTCGATGGGAGCAGTTGATGAAGGATCTGGTCTTGCTTTCTGAATTGAAGATTCCCCAATGCTGTTTTCTCATACAGTGTATCTTCTTATCCTGTTTCCATATCTCTACATGGGCTCAGTGATGCATCTGAGCATGCCTATGTGGCAGTGTTGTATCTTAGTTCCACTTACCTTGATGGTCAAGTTGAAGTTAATCTGCTGTGTTCGAAGACCAGGGTAGCGCCAACTAAGAAGCAAACTATTCCCCGTTTAGAACTACTGGGGGCACTGATTTTGGCCAGATTTGTACACAGTATTGTACCTTGCCTACCTCGATTGAACAGTGTTCACTTGTGGGTGGACTCCATGGTAGTGCTGCATTGCATACGCAACAGAAGAGCTTGGAAACAGTACGTTCAGAATAGGGTTGAGGAGATCAAAGGATTGACGAATGGTGAAGATTGGAACTTCTGCCCAGGGGAATTGAACCCTGCTGACTTGCCCTCCAGAGGTGTGTCTGCTAAGGAAATTGTACATAATTCAATTTGGTGGCATGGATCTAACATTATTGCTGAGAAGAATGTTAGTCAACCCATGCTACCAGATGTGGATGTTTCGTGTGAGGTGGAGGCAGAATTGACCAAGTCACAGTGTATATCTACCCAAGCTTTGTTCATCATGAACAAAGAACATAAGGTGATGCGCTTAGACAACTTGATTGACTGTACTCGTTATAGTACTCTAGATACCTTGCTTCGTGTTACTGCATGCGTGCTGTTGTTTGTTGCAAGGCTGAAGCGATGCAGAAGTCTCAGAAGTGATGATGAGCCACTGATTGATACTGGAGACATCAAGAGAGCTGAGGCTGCATGGATCATATCTGTGCAACAGAGTTGCTTTAACCAGGAAATATGGTACTTGTTGAATAATAAGGGTGCCTGTCCTATCTTGGTTCATCAGTTCAACCTGTTTATTGATGACAGACAGTTGATGCGATACCAAGGGAGAATAAACAATTCACCAGAGTTGTCATTTGGGAGCAAGAAACCGTCACTCTTGCCAACGAGACATCCTTTTGTTACCCTGTTGATACGGTAATTGCATGAACGCTGCAAGCACGGTGGAGTTAATGAAACGCTCACCTTGTTAAGAGAGAGATACTGGATCTTGCGAGGTCGTCAGGCAACTAAGGCTATAGTTAGAGCTTGTGTTATTTGTAGAAGACTAGAATGCAAACCATATGGATCATGCCCAGTTGCAGATTTGCCTCCCGAAAGAGTGTCAGAAGATCCACCATTTTCCCACACAGGGTTAGATTTTGCTGTTCCTCTGTACATAAACTTAAATGGCCAACCACAAAAAGTCTACATTTGTCTTTTCACATGTGCAGCCACCCGTGCTGTACATCTGGAATTGGTACAGGACCTCGGGGTTGAATCATTTTTACTATGTTTCCGGATATTTGCTGGTAGGAGAGGTTTGCCAGCAACATTGATTTCTGACAACGCTAAGAAATTTCGGTCCTCCAGCAAAGAAGTATCTAAGGTAGCCCAATCTTCTGAAGTTCAAAGATACCTGACAAACAACCATACCTCTTGGAAGTTCATTGTTGAGAAGGCTCCCTGTTGGGGAGGATTCTGGGAGCGTTTGATTCAGAGTGTAAAGTGAA
This region includes:
- the LOC136239009 gene encoding uncharacterized protein — translated: MASGKEGVASVNIRILFDTGSQRSYVTEALCRHLRLKPIGSSDCLVLEALSFLTICSSLLNVVHLDKYPQLFDLQLADPPVKSTEVIDLLVGSDHCWNFVEEETIRTDNGPTAVRSKLGWLLSGPLTSPHSHVLMFSHLAVCQDFNELEPSTNELSGLNDILKSFRELESLGIYYTQYCKEPVSFLDGVAFVQDCYERRLIKQPEILKEYQGTIDEQLHYNIIEPVDNSNESSDTFIHYMPHHPVVKQDRSTTKVGPNLIPKLFNVLIRF